A single window of Microbispora hainanensis DNA harbors:
- a CDS encoding HNH endonuclease family protein: protein MGGRGTRSIAVSITGLSMAVAVLAGCGPMPELDGDLASKGGGTSSGAQGDAGTERGVNPLDNPDGTGPGLKPITSDKDRAKARELIDKVATKGRGSKTGYDRDKFGYAWADNVDDVPWGRNGCDTRNDLLKRDGRDVKYRDGSNCVIVSMTLYDPYTGKTIDWTKSKAAAVQIDHVMPLSYDWQMGASRWSESKRKQIANDPLNLIPVDGSTNGSKGDSGPATWLPPSRDIRCSYVVRFAQVALKYDLPVTSADKAAMLEQCK, encoded by the coding sequence GTGGGCGGGCGTGGAACCCGGTCGATCGCCGTGTCGATCACCGGACTCTCGATGGCGGTGGCCGTGCTCGCGGGCTGCGGGCCGATGCCGGAACTCGACGGCGACCTCGCGAGCAAGGGCGGCGGCACGAGCAGCGGCGCGCAGGGCGACGCCGGGACGGAGCGTGGCGTCAACCCGCTCGACAACCCCGACGGCACCGGCCCTGGCCTCAAGCCGATCACGTCGGACAAGGACCGGGCGAAGGCCCGCGAGCTGATCGACAAGGTGGCGACGAAGGGCCGGGGGTCGAAGACCGGCTATGACCGCGACAAGTTCGGCTACGCCTGGGCCGACAACGTGGACGACGTCCCCTGGGGGCGCAACGGCTGCGACACCCGCAACGACCTGCTCAAGCGCGACGGCCGGGACGTCAAATATCGCGACGGGTCCAACTGCGTCATCGTCTCCATGACCCTGTACGACCCCTACACCGGCAAGACGATCGACTGGACCAAGTCGAAGGCGGCGGCGGTCCAGATCGACCACGTCATGCCCCTGTCGTACGACTGGCAGATGGGCGCGTCGCGGTGGAGCGAGAGCAAGCGCAAGCAGATCGCCAACGACCCGCTCAACCTGATCCCCGTCGACGGCTCCACCAACGGCTCCAAGGGCGACTCGGGGCCGGCCACCTGGCTGCCGCCCAGCCGCGACATCCGCTGCTCCTACGTCGTGCGGTTCGCCCAGGTCGCCCTCAAGTACGACCTGCCGGTGACCTCCGCCGACAAGGCGGCCATGCTGGAGCAGTGCAAGTGA